The Medicago truncatula cultivar Jemalong A17 chromosome 4, MtrunA17r5.0-ANR, whole genome shotgun sequence genome includes a region encoding these proteins:
- the LOC11413077 gene encoding uncharacterized protein: MASEEEPKTIPLKILVDRENNKVVAVESTKDFVDTLFSFLSLPLATIIRLLTTNNDDQQQQQQQESSESSSFLGSIKNLYESVQTLTPNDIWNPVCKQMLLNPKNPCESLCKKLFLNIDDTEWSSKIFVCDACNKFTTFQNLDCTCGKPTNKQPNSLDSEGQGNSGGIADALNGVFVKDNGSLFLVYDDLKIVPSSLVSSMQMLMELGYSDLSQLEEVTHNIGKQEMLNLLKYTLTSHEPLTNTILKSSSKNKDNPPNQFASAVKVKTCTRDIKMDVKLVRSKSQKKIICAEASGNFVDFMFSFLTIPLGSIVKVLDGNSFVGCVDNLYKSVESLDSSWCTNSRSMLLNPGVAPHFGCPNQPLNIPHVQPPLTTYYYGTGTPKQEYNCHYGYQTVELTIEGGVISKSHGLIYKAKALTEMDPRSPNKSKKDVVGFVKRPALYSVGDDLKVKPFSANSCLSYLKELSFPLVDLEVNVISIGEAEALSLLAASLTSKFTLTSGLKEFFNEQKQDSNLTSKCVQTSRLDKVAKKPKLED; encoded by the exons ATGGCTTCTGAAGAAGAGCCAAAAACGATTCCACTGAAAATCTTAGTAGACAGAGAAAACAATAAAGTTGTCGCTGTAGAATCAACCAAAGACTTCGTTGACACTCTCTTCAGCTTCCTTTCTCTTCCACTCGCCACCATCATTCGCCTCTTAACTACAAACAACGatgatcaacaacaacaacaacaacaagaatcctcagAATCGTCATCATTCCTCGGAAGCATCAAAAACCTCTATGAAAGCGTACAGACCCTCACTCCAAATGATATTTGGAACCCTGTCTGCAAACAAATGTTGTTGAATCCGAAGAATCCATGTGAATCATTATGCAAAAAGCTTTTCTTGAACATTGATGATACTGAATGGTCAAGTAAGATTTTTGTGTGTGATGCTTGTAACAAGTTTACAACTTTTCAGAATCTTGATTGTACTTGTGGAAAACCCACTAATAAACAGCCTAATAGTTTGGATTCTGAGGGACAGGGGAATAGTGGTGGTATTGCTGATGCTTTAAATGGGGTTTTTGTTAAGGACAATGGGTCGTTGTTTTTGGTGTATGATGATTTGAAGATTGTGCCTAGTTCTTTGGTGAGTTCCATGCAGATGTTGATGGAATTGGGGTATTCTGATTTGAGTCAATTAGAGGAAGTTACTCACAACATTGGAAAACAGGAG ATGCTGAACCTCCTCAAGTACACCTTAACCTCTCATGAGCCTCTGACAAATACAATTTTGAAAAGCAGCTCCAAGAACAAAGACAACCCGCCCAACCAGTTTGCATCAGCAGTCAAAGTAAAAACTTGCACCCGCGACATTAAAATGGACGTTAAGCTAGTGCGAAGTAAATCTCAGAAAAAGATAATCTGTGCAGAAGCCAGTGGAAACTTTGTTGACTTCATGTTTAGCTTCCTTACAATACCATTAGGGTCCATTGTAAAGGTCTTGGATGGTAACTCTTTTGTTGGATGTGTTGATAATTTGTACAAGAGTGTAGAGAGCTTGGACTCTTCGTGGTGTACAAACTCGCGCTCCATGTTACTCAATCCTGGTGTTGCACCACACTTTGGTTGTCCAAACCAGCCCCTCAACATTCCTCATGTACAACCACCCCTCACTACATATTATTATGGTACAGGAACACCAAAGCAAGAGTATAATTGTCATTATGGTTATCAAACGGTAGAGTTAACGATAGAGGGAGGAGTGATTTCTAAGTCGCATGGATTGATTTATAAAGCAAAAGCCTTGACTGAAATGGACCCAAGATCCCCCAACAAATCAAAAAAAGATGTGGTGGGATTTGTGAAGAGACCGGCATTATATAGTGTAGGAGATGATCTAAAAGTAAAACCTTTTTCTGCTAATTCTTGCCTTTCATATTTGAAAGAATTGAGCTTTCCCCTTGTTGATCTTGAAGTGAATGTGATAAGCATTGGTGAAGCTGAG GCTTTGAGCCTCCTTGCAGCTTCCTTGACATCAAAATTTACACTGACTAGTGGACTGAAAGAATTTTTTAATGAGCAAAAACAAGATTCAAATTTGACCTCAAAGTGTGTTCAAACTAGTAGGCTTGATAAAGTTGCAAAGAAGCCTAAACTAGAAGACTGA
- the LOC11414288 gene encoding uncharacterized protein produces the protein MASNQEPKFPLRLLVDKEKNRVVVAESKSDLIDILFSFLTLPLGTIIRLVSKNQHDHIHEINDQPEEILGCINNLYKSVENLNDGVFWNSICKTMLLCPRNPCEILCKKLKLNLDDSETIKYFMCGKCCRGSDWFLSTFVGASCCSCGKLMDKEMKLHGDFGEESYNFDDGVFVKKGSLYLIFDDLKVLQNSPGNSVQQLIQLGYKNFHKLTQVSLNVGLKEILDLLKQSLISKSPLTDIFLANEEFKMMSTFSPRQEPKFEKWTNIKLKVMVRKSKKKILYAEAEGDFVDFLLSFLTTPIGSILGQLNGNFSLGCVENLHTSVKEFNPSWFIRPLGNPLPNPKVAPQFGCMKQPLINLCEEKAPTYWYGHGVIKNHICYSNVNGVVSKQKRFVKNPEAMKLFDPRSPNGTIESALGFVKRPSLFIVWDDLQVTPFANTSSISFLHKMNVPLDDLEEHIVSIGETEALNLLGASLTSSKEALTEGLFYLLMKNPKEEVTA, from the exons ATGGCTTCCAACCAAGAACCAAAATTTCCTTTGAGACTTTTGGttgacaaagaaaaaaaccGTGTAGTTGTAGCTGAATCAAAGAGTGATTTAATAGACATTTTGTTTAGTTTTCTCACACTTCCATTAGGAACCATCATTAGGCTAGTTTCCAAGAATCAACATGATCATATTCATGAAATTAATGATCAACCAGAAGAGATACTTGGTTGCATCAACAATCTTTACAAGAGTGTAGAAAATTTAAATGATGGTGTTTTTTGGAACAGTATTTGCAAGACAATGTTGCTTTGTCCGCGAAACCCTTGCGAGATTCTATgcaagaagttgaagttgaattTAGATGATTCAGAGACCATAAAGTACTTTATGTGTGGAAAATGTTGTAGAGGGAGTGATTGGTTTTTGAGTACTTTTGTTGGGGCAAGTTGTTGTTCTTGTGGGAAATTGATGGACAAAGAAATGAAGTTGCATGGAGATTTTGGTGAAGAGAGTTATAATTTTGATGATGGTGTTTTTGTTAAGAAGGGAAGTTTGTAtttgatttttgatgatttgaaaGTGTTGCAAAACTCTCCTGGTAATTCTGTTCAGCAACTCATTCAACTTGGATATAAAAACTTTCACAAGTTGACACAAGTGTCCTTGAATGTTGGATTGAAAGAG ATTTTGGACTTGCTAAAGCAATCATTAATCTCCAAGTCTCCTCTCACTGATATATTTTTGGCCAATGAAGAATTTAAAATGATGTCAACATTCTCACCAAGACAAGAACCAAAGTTTGAAAAATGGACTAATATAAAACTTAAGGTAATGGTgagaaaatcaaagaagaagATACTATATGCTGAAGCTGAGGgagattttgttgattttctatTAAGTTTCCTCACAACACCAATTGGTTCTATTCTAGGACAATTGAATGGCAATTTTTCTCTAGGATGTGTGGAAAATTTGCACACAAGTGTGAAAGAATTCAATCCTTCATGGTTCATAAGGCCTTTAGGTAATCCCTTACCAAATCCAAAAGTGGCTCCTCAATTTGGTTGCATGAAGCAACCACTAATAAATCTTTGTGAAGAAAAAGCTCCTACTTATTGGTATGGTCATGGTGTgattaaaaatcatatttgttaTTCCAATGTGAATGGAGTGGTATCAAAGCAAAAACGTTTTGTAAAAAATCCAGAAGCAATGAAGCTTTTTGATCCAAGATCACCTAATGGCACAATTGAATCTGCCTTGGGATTTGTAAAGAGGCCATCATTATTTATTGTGTGGGATGATTTGCAAGTGACACCATTTGCAAATACTTCTAGCATATCATTTTTGCACAAGATGAATGTACCATTGGATGATTTGGAGGAGCATATAGTGAGTATTGGAGAAACAGAG GCACTGAACCTGTTGGGAGCTTCTTTGACTTCTTCCAAAGAGGCTTTGACAGAAGGCTTGTTCTACCTCCTTATGAAGAATCCAAAGGAAGAAGTTACAGCTTGA